One window of Desulfarculus baarsii DSM 2075 genomic DNA carries:
- the hflK gene encoding FtsH protease activity modulator HflK, with protein sequence MPMDWTPPPKNPGGDNDFNKLVEELKSKFGGRRPKSGLLWLALAGALAIALATSSYYTVGPEETGVVQRFGAYNRESEPGLHFKLPLGIEQVTNVKTRRVEKMEFGFKTAQVAARGSFRDAGSGETALMLSGDLNVIDVRWIVQYRIRDPKKYLFSIQEPETAIWDLSQSVMRRIVGDRWADAVLTLERAEIAIQAQKELQELLDHYDTGVQIVTVKMQDVNPPDPVRSAFNEVNEARQQKERMINEAQEAYNREIPKAQGDAKRIVSEAEGYATETVNRANGEAQRFSSVLASYQKAKDVTKKRLYLEALHGMIAAASRVYVVDQSVRGLLPHLDIAAGARGKEGGK encoded by the coding sequence ATGCCCATGGACTGGACCCCGCCGCCCAAAAACCCAGGCGGCGACAACGATTTCAACAAGCTGGTCGAGGAGCTGAAAAGCAAATTCGGCGGCCGGCGACCCAAGAGCGGCCTGCTGTGGCTGGCGTTGGCCGGGGCGTTGGCCATTGCCCTGGCCACCTCGTCGTACTACACCGTCGGCCCCGAGGAAACCGGGGTGGTGCAGCGTTTTGGCGCCTACAATCGCGAATCCGAGCCGGGCCTGCACTTCAAGTTGCCATTGGGCATAGAGCAGGTGACCAACGTCAAGACGCGGCGCGTCGAAAAAATGGAATTCGGCTTCAAGACCGCCCAGGTGGCGGCTCGGGGCAGCTTCCGCGACGCCGGTTCGGGCGAAACGGCGCTGATGCTCAGCGGCGACTTGAACGTCATCGACGTGCGCTGGATCGTGCAATATCGCATCCGCGACCCGAAAAAATACCTCTTTTCGATCCAAGAGCCCGAAACGGCCATCTGGGATCTGTCCCAGTCGGTGATGCGCCGCATCGTCGGCGACCGCTGGGCCGACGCGGTGCTGACCCTGGAACGCGCCGAGATCGCCATCCAGGCTCAAAAAGAACTGCAAGAGCTGCTGGATCACTACGACACCGGCGTGCAGATCGTCACCGTCAAGATGCAGGACGTCAACCCGCCCGACCCCGTGCGCTCGGCCTTCAACGAGGTCAACGAGGCCCGCCAGCAGAAAGAGCGCATGATCAACGAGGCCCAGGAGGCCTACAACCGCGAGATTCCCAAAGCCCAGGGCGACGCCAAGCGCATCGTCTCCGAGGCCGAGGGCTACGCCACCGAGACCGTCAACCGGGCCAACGGCGAGGCTCAGCGCTTCAGTTCGGTGCTGGCCAGCTATCAGAAGGCCAAGGACGTGACCAAAAAACGGCTATACCTCGAAGCCCTGCACGGGATGATCGCCGCGGCCAGTCGGGTTTACGTGGTCGACCAGAGCGTGCGCGGCCTGCTGCCGCACCTGGATATCGCCGCCGGCGCGCGGGGCAAGGAGGGCGGCAAATGA
- the hflC gene encoding protease modulator HflC, giving the protein MNRSKMLMPLVALAVALAWIGLSSFFVVPEGHQAIITQFGKTIGKPYLDAGLYFKLPVIQKVHMFEKRLLKWDGRPNEIPTLDKKYIFVDTTARWRITDPLRFLQTVATVEGAQSRLDDIIDSVVRDAVSRHLLVELVRSSNWKDTPPPAIVDDEGEGNQAYLAEMANRGQNEPPQRLGREQIVQEMIADAKRLTPEMGLEVVDIQVKRINYVDQVQKRVFERMISERKRIASQYRSEGEGEKQNILGRMNKELARIRSEAYRKSQEIRGQAEATANDVYGQAFSQDAEFYSLFKTLESYRAAGGNNTELILSTDGEYFKYVKKPQ; this is encoded by the coding sequence ATGAATCGCTCCAAGATGCTGATGCCGCTGGTGGCCCTGGCCGTGGCCCTGGCCTGGATCGGCCTGTCGTCGTTTTTCGTGGTGCCCGAGGGCCATCAGGCCATCATCACCCAATTTGGCAAGACCATCGGCAAGCCCTATCTCGACGCCGGGCTCTACTTCAAGCTGCCGGTGATCCAAAAAGTGCACATGTTCGAAAAGCGCCTGCTCAAGTGGGACGGCCGGCCCAACGAGATTCCCACCCTGGATAAAAAATACATCTTCGTCGACACCACCGCCCGCTGGCGCATCACCGATCCGCTGCGTTTTTTGCAGACGGTGGCCACGGTGGAGGGGGCCCAGAGCCGGTTGGACGACATCATCGACTCGGTGGTGCGCGACGCGGTCAGCCGGCATTTGCTTGTGGAGTTGGTGCGTTCATCCAACTGGAAGGACACCCCGCCGCCGGCTATCGTCGACGACGAGGGCGAGGGCAATCAGGCCTATTTGGCCGAGATGGCCAACCGCGGGCAAAACGAGCCGCCCCAGCGCCTGGGCCGCGAGCAGATCGTCCAGGAGATGATCGCCGACGCCAAGCGCCTGACGCCTGAAATGGGCCTGGAGGTGGTCGATATCCAGGTCAAGCGCATCAACTATGTAGATCAGGTGCAAAAGCGCGTCTTCGAGCGCATGATCTCCGAGCGCAAGCGCATCGCCAGCCAGTACCGCTCGGAGGGCGAGGGCGAAAAGCAAAACATCCTGGGCCGCATGAACAAAGAACTGGCCCGCATCCGCTCGGAGGCCTATCGCAAATCCCAGGAGATTCGCGGCCAGGCCGAGGCCACGGCCAACGACGTCTACGGCCAGGCCTTCAGCCAGGACGCCGAGTTCTACTCGTTGTTCAAAACCCTGGAGAGCTACCGCGCCGCCGGCGGCAACAACACCGAGCTGATTTTGTCCACCGACGGCGAATACTTCAAGTACGTCAAAAAGCCCCAGTGA
- the rplU gene encoding 50S ribosomal protein L21: MYAVVANGGKQYKLEPGEVLRLEKMAGEVGDNISLSPVLMVGGDGEPKIGQPHVAGAVVEATIIEQGKARKVLIFKKKRRKGYRVKRGHRQHFTAVRVTGISA, from the coding sequence ATGTACGCTGTAGTTGCCAATGGCGGCAAACAATACAAGCTTGAACCGGGCGAGGTGCTTCGCCTGGAAAAGATGGCCGGCGAGGTCGGCGACAATATCAGCCTGTCGCCGGTGCTGATGGTCGGCGGCGACGGCGAGCCCAAGATCGGCCAGCCTCACGTGGCCGGCGCGGTGGTCGAGGCCACCATCATCGAGCAGGGCAAGGCTCGCAAGGTTCTTATCTTCAAAAAGAAACGCCGCAAGGGCTATCGCGTCAAACGCGGTCATCGCCAGCACTTCACGGCGGTGCGCGTCACCGGCATTTCGGCCTAG
- the rpmA gene encoding 50S ribosomal protein L27 has protein sequence MAHKKAGGSSRNGRDSGGQRRGIKAGEGKLITAGSIIIRQLGTLIHPGENVGMGRDYTIFAKVDGKVKFERLGKTRKKVSVYPA, from the coding sequence ATGGCGCACAAAAAAGCAGGCGGTTCGTCCCGCAACGGTCGCGACTCGGGCGGGCAGCGCCGGGGCATCAAGGCCGGCGAAGGCAAACTGATCACCGCTGGCAGCATCATCATCCGCCAGTTGGGCACGCTGATCCATCCCGGCGAGAATGTCGGCATGGGCCGCGACTACACCATCTTCGCCAAGGTCGACGGCAAGGTCAAGTTCGAGCGGCTGGGCAAGACCCGCAAAAAGGTCAGCGTCTACCCGGCCTAA
- the obgE gene encoding GTPase ObgE: MRFIDEATIEVTAGNGGDGCASFLREKFRPRGGPDGGNGGRGGDVIIVGSNRVATLADHSYLRHFKAGRGVHGQGSQKHGRAGEDKRVTVPVGTLIYDQETGELLADIVADGQEVIVAKGGRGGYGNLHFLSSTNRAPRRADPGNEGEKRTLRLELKLLAHVGLIGQPNAGKSSLVRAFSAARPKVADYPFTTLTPNLGVAQVPGGDPFTIADIPGLVEGAHQGSGLGLRFLKHVERTRLFVYVVDMSADDPYNDLSTIIGELTAYDPELGRRAGVVAANKMDLAQAAENFDEFAQRAQAEGMLVFPCSTLTGQGLKELLLQIAAMVESHDDGGETDDQA; this comes from the coding sequence ATGAGGTTCATCGACGAAGCGACAATCGAGGTGACGGCTGGAAACGGCGGCGACGGCTGCGCCAGCTTTCTGCGCGAAAAATTCCGCCCCAGGGGCGGCCCCGACGGCGGCAACGGCGGCCGTGGCGGCGACGTGATCATCGTCGGCTCCAACCGGGTGGCCACCCTGGCCGACCACAGCTATCTGCGCCACTTCAAGGCCGGCCGGGGTGTGCATGGCCAGGGCTCGCAAAAGCACGGCCGGGCCGGCGAGGACAAGCGCGTCACCGTGCCCGTGGGCACACTGATCTACGACCAAGAAACCGGCGAGTTGCTGGCCGACATCGTGGCCGACGGCCAAGAGGTGATCGTGGCCAAGGGCGGCCGCGGCGGCTACGGCAACCTGCACTTTCTCAGTTCGACCAACCGCGCGCCCCGCCGGGCCGACCCCGGCAACGAGGGCGAAAAACGCACCCTGCGCCTGGAGCTGAAGCTACTGGCCCACGTGGGGCTCATCGGCCAGCCCAACGCCGGCAAGTCCAGCCTGGTGCGGGCCTTCAGCGCGGCCCGGCCCAAGGTGGCCGATTATCCCTTCACCACGCTCACGCCCAACCTGGGCGTGGCCCAGGTTCCCGGCGGCGATCCCTTCACCATCGCCGACATCCCCGGCCTGGTCGAGGGCGCCCACCAGGGCTCGGGCCTGGGCCTGCGCTTCCTCAAGCACGTCGAGCGCACGCGGTTGTTCGTCTACGTGGTTGACATGTCGGCCGACGACCCCTACAACGATCTGAGCACCATCATCGGCGAGCTTACGGCCTATGACCCGGAGCTTGGCCGGCGGGCCGGCGTGGTGGCGGCCAACAAGATGGATCTGGCTCAAGCAGCCGAGAATTTTGACGAGTTCGCCCAAAGGGCCCAGGCCGAGGGCATGCTGGTCTTTCCGTGCAGCACGTTGACCGGCCAGGGGCTCAAGGAGTTGCTGCTGCAAATCGCCGCGATGGTCGAGAGCCACGACGACGGCGGAGAAACCGATGACCAGGCCTGA
- the proB gene encoding glutamate 5-kinase yields MTRPEIVAAARRVVVKVGSGVLTGPQGLDKRRVELLSGQLARLRAAGRQVLLVSSGAIASGRAKVGLAALRSIPEKQAAAALGQAGLMQTYEDALEAHGLLAAQILLTAGDLRSRQRYLNARNTINTLLDWGVIPIVNENDTVAVDEIKLGDNDNLAAMLTNLLGASLMVNLTNVDGVLDADPRTNPQAKLIPVVERVDAALLKAASTQPGAVGRGGIFSKVKAADKVARCGACTIVANGMVDDILDRLFAGQELGTFFLARSHPLSSRKHWIAFTACQNQTGVIVVDQGAVAPISAGGKSLLAAGVSAVRGRFGPGAAVKVIGPDGRTIGVGLCNYSSADLEKIKGLRSVEIEHSLGHKDFDEVIHRDNLVVFGPDEKESVECLLSN; encoded by the coding sequence ATGACCAGGCCTGAAATCGTCGCCGCCGCCCGCCGCGTGGTCGTCAAGGTGGGCTCGGGCGTGCTCACCGGGCCCCAAGGCCTGGACAAGCGGCGGGTGGAGCTGCTCTCGGGCCAGTTGGCCCGCCTGCGCGCCGCCGGGCGCCAGGTTTTGTTGGTCTCGTCGGGGGCCATCGCCAGCGGCCGGGCCAAGGTCGGGCTGGCGGCGTTGCGCTCCATCCCCGAAAAGCAGGCCGCCGCCGCCCTGGGCCAAGCCGGCCTGATGCAGACCTACGAGGACGCCCTGGAGGCCCATGGCCTGCTGGCCGCCCAGATCCTGCTCACCGCCGGCGATCTGCGCTCGCGCCAACGCTATCTCAACGCCCGCAACACCATCAACACCCTGCTTGATTGGGGCGTAATCCCCATCGTCAACGAAAACGACACCGTGGCCGTCGACGAAATCAAGCTGGGCGACAACGACAACCTGGCGGCCATGCTCACCAATCTTTTGGGCGCGTCGCTGATGGTCAACCTGACCAACGTCGACGGCGTCCTCGACGCCGACCCCCGGACCAACCCCCAGGCCAAGCTGATCCCGGTGGTCGAGCGGGTCGACGCGGCCCTGCTCAAGGCGGCCAGCACCCAGCCCGGCGCGGTGGGCCGCGGCGGCATCTTCAGCAAGGTCAAGGCCGCCGACAAGGTCGCCCGCTGCGGGGCCTGCACCATCGTGGCCAACGGCATGGTCGACGACATCCTCGACCGCCTTTTCGCCGGCCAGGAGTTGGGCACCTTTTTTCTGGCGCGCAGCCACCCGCTCTCCAGCCGCAAGCACTGGATCGCCTTCACCGCCTGCCAAAACCAGACCGGCGTGATCGTCGTCGATCAGGGCGCGGTGGCGCCCATCAGCGCCGGCGGCAAGAGCCTGCTGGCCGCCGGGGTCAGCGCGGTGCGCGGCCGCTTCGGGCCGGGCGCGGCGGTCAAGGTCATCGGCCCCGACGGCCGCACCATCGGCGTGGGCCTGTGCAACTACTCCAGCGCCGACCTGGAAAAGATCAAGGGCCTGCGCAGCGTCGAGATCGAACACAGCCTGGGCCACAAGGACTTCGACGAGGTGATCCACCGCGACAATCTGGTGGTCTTTGGCCCCGACGAAAAGGAGAGCGTGGAATGTCTGCTGAGCAACTAG